One window of the Sulfurospirillum arsenophilum NBRC 109478 genome contains the following:
- a CDS encoding polysaccharide deacetylase family protein, whose protein sequence is MNFKKMLKDQLAYVYFNIYHKHTSQIGNRILIYHSIGSKLPHDSYGISITKERFVEHMLFLKEQYEIIALNEDYKDKLDAQTLSITFDDGYKDNLYALEICEKYCIPFTLYITTGTIGQKDYLSQEDIKLFANSSLCTLGTHGMTHKHLGLLNYAEQEMELTESKKMLEDIIGAKVLHVSYPHGSYNADTIFLTSKIGYNIVSSSHIGLNTKANIDFKRLKRIEIIASDDIKHLERKILGYYDYLALKEKIPH, encoded by the coding sequence ATGAATTTCAAAAAAATGCTTAAAGACCAACTTGCTTACGTGTATTTTAATATTTATCATAAACACACTTCTCAAATCGGTAATCGTATTTTGATTTATCATTCCATAGGATCAAAATTACCACATGATAGCTATGGCATTTCAATTACAAAAGAGCGTTTTGTGGAACATATGCTTTTTTTAAAAGAACAATATGAGATTATTGCTTTAAATGAAGACTATAAAGATAAACTCGATGCCCAAACGCTCTCTATTACATTTGATGATGGCTATAAAGATAATCTCTATGCTTTAGAAATTTGTGAAAAATATTGCATTCCTTTTACACTTTATATTACAACTGGAACTATTGGTCAAAAAGATTATTTGAGTCAAGAAGATATAAAACTTTTTGCCAATTCTTCACTTTGTACCTTGGGCACACATGGGATGACACATAAACATTTAGGCTTATTAAATTATGCAGAACAAGAGATGGAATTAACCGAAAGTAAGAAAATGTTAGAAGATATTATTGGAGCAAAAGTTTTACATGTGAGCTATCCACATGGCTCATACAACGCAGATACTATCTTTTTGACAAGTAAAATTGGGTACAATATTGTCTCTTCTAGCCATATTGGTCTTAATACGAAGGCAAATATTGATTTCAAACGCTTAAAAAGAATAGAAATCATAGCCAGCGACGATATCAAGCACCTTGAACGTAAAATATTAGGATATTATGATTATTTGGCTTTGAAGGAAAAAATTCCTCATTAA